A DNA window from Mesorhizobium sp. C432A contains the following coding sequences:
- a CDS encoding MarR family transcriptional regulator: MTTKTETRASEVPADTAGRIAVPRLDQQLCFALYSASGLMTKLYRPLLDPLGLTYPQYLAMLALWQHAPSTVGELGEALGLDSATLTPLLKRMEAAGLVTRRRDPADERRVLVEPTAKGQALRARIKDVSAGLACAMPLEVEELKSLHRTLTGFVAKLREATSPS, from the coding sequence AGTCCCGGCGGACACCGCCGGGAGGATCGCCGTTCCGCGCCTCGACCAGCAGCTCTGCTTCGCGCTCTATTCGGCGAGCGGGCTGATGACCAAGCTCTATCGGCCGCTGCTTGACCCGCTCGGCCTGACCTATCCGCAATATTTGGCGATGCTGGCGCTGTGGCAGCATGCGCCGAGCACGGTCGGCGAACTCGGCGAGGCGCTGGGGCTGGATTCGGCGACATTGACGCCTCTGCTCAAGCGGATGGAAGCGGCTGGTCTCGTCACTCGCCGTCGCGATCCGGCCGACGAGCGCCGCGTGCTGGTCGAACCGACTGCCAAGGGCCAGGCGCTGCGCGCCCGCATCAAGGACGTATCCGCAGGCCTTGCCTGCGCCATGCCGCTGGAAGTCGAGGAGCTGAAGTCGCTGCACCGGACCTTGACCGGATTTGTCGCCAAGCTGCGTGAGGCTACGTCACCATCCTGA